The nucleotide window GGGTGTTGTTGGCCTTCTCCACGGCCTCGGCGGGGGTACGGAAGGTCAGCACCGACAGCACCGGGCCGAAGATCTCCTCGCGGGCGATCCGGTGCGCCTGGGTGACCCCGGTGAACAGGGTCGGCGCGAACCAGTAGCCGCTGTCCGGGAGTTCGCACGCCGGCGACCAGCGCTCGGCGCCCTCCTCCTCGCCGGACCGCGCCAGCTCGGTGATCCGGGCCAGCTGCTCGGCGGAGTTGACGGCGCCGATGTCGGTGTTCTTGTCCAGCGGGTCGCCCACCCGCAAGGTGGCCATCCGCCGCTTGAGCGCGTCCAGCAGCTCGTCGGCGACCGACTCCTGGACCAGCAGCCGGGAACCGGCGCAGCACACATGGCCCTGGTTGAAGAAGATCCCGTTGACGATCCCCTCGACCGCCTGGTCGATCGGCGCGTCGTCGAAGACGATGTTGGCCGCCTTGCCGCCCAGCTCCAGGGTGACCTTCTTGCCGGTCCCGGCGACGGTACGGGCGATCGCCTTGCCGACCTCGGTGGAACCGGTGAAGGCCACCTTGTCCACGCCCGGGTGGGCCACCAGCGCGGCACCGGTGGCGCCGTCCCCGGTGACGATGTTGACCACGCCCTTGGGCAGCCCGGCCTGACGGCAGATGTCCGCGAAGAACAGCGCCGACAGCGGGGTCGTCTCGGCCGGCTTGAGCACCACGGTGTTGCCGCAGGCCAGCGCCGGGGCGATCTTCCACGCCAGCATCAGCAGCGGGAAGTTCCACGGGATGACCTGGCCGGCCACGCCCAGCGGACGCGGGTTCTCCCCGAAGCCGGCGTAGGAGAGCTTGTCGGCCCACCCCGCGTAGTAGAAGAAGTGCGCGGCGACCAGCGGCAGGTCGGTGTCGCGGGACTCGCGGATCGGCTTGCCGTTGTCCAGCGTCTCCAGCACCGCCAGCTCACGCGAGCGCTCCTGGACGATCCGGGCGATCCGGAACAGGTACTTGGCGCGCTCCCGGCCCGGCAGCGCCGACCAGCTCTCGAACGCCTTGCGGGCGGCGCGCACCGCCCGGTCCACGTCCTCGGCGCCGCCCCGGGTGTACTCGGCGAGCACCTCCTCGGTGGCGGGGGAGACCGTCTTGTCGAGGATCCCCTGGGCGCCCTCGGTGAACTCGCCGTCGATGAAGAGCCCGTAGGACGGCGCGATGTCGACCACCGCGCGCGATTCCGGGGCGGGCGCGTACTCGAATGCCATGGGTCAGTCCACCGTTACGTAGTCGGGACCGGAGTACCGGCCACTGCTCAGCTTCTGACGCTGCATCAGCAGATCGTTCAGCAGGCTGGAGGCGCCGAACCGGAACCACTCGGGGGTCAGCCAGTCCTCGCCCAGCGTCTCGTTGACCGCCACCAGGTACTTGACGGCGTCCTTGGTGGTACGGATGCCACCGGCCGGCTTCACCCCGACCTGGGTGCCGGTGGCGGCCCGGAAGTCGCGGACCGCCTCCAGCATCAGCAGCGTGTTGGGCAGCGTGGCGTTCACCGCCACCTTGCCGGTGGAGGTCTTGATGAAGTCGGCGCCCGCCAGCATCGCCAGCCACGAGCAGCGGCGGATGTTGTCGTAGGTGGCCAGCTCGCCGTTCTCGAAGATCACCTTCAGGTGGGCGGCGGTGCCGTCCGGGCGGACGCACGCCTCGCGCACCGCGGTGATCTCCTCGAAGACCTGGAGGTAACGGCCGGAGAGGAAGGCGCCCCGGTCGATGACCATGTCGATCTCGTCGGCGCCCGCGGCCACCGCGTCGGCGGTGTCGGCGAGCTTGACCGGGAGTGCGGCGCGGCCGGCCGGGAAGGCGGTGGCGACCGACGCCACGTTGACCGCCGTGCCGGCCAGCGCCTCCTTGGCGACGTGCACCATGTCCGGGTACACGCAGACCGCGGCGACCCGGGGGACGGTACGGTCGGTGGGGTCCGGATGGACGGCCTTGGCCGCCAGCGCCCGCACCTTGCCGGGCGTGTCGGCGCCTTCCAGGGTGGTCAGGTCGATCATGGAGATCGCCAAGTCGATGGCGTACGCCTTCGAGGTGGTCTTGATCGATCGGCTGCCGAGCATCGCGGCGCGGGCTTCCAGCCCGACCGCGTCGACGCCCGGCAGGCCGTGCAGGAAGCGCCGCAACGCCGCGTCGGAGCGGGTCACCTCGGCCATGGCGGCCGGCCGGCCCGCGGCGTCGTTGCCGTGCGCGCGTGGGGTGGGCCCAGGATTCAGCATGGTCACCAGCCGAGCATATCTACGCGCGTAGCGGCGCGCCACCCCCACGCTCGCGCTGGCGGTCAGCGGGTTCGCTCGCGCTGGCGGTCAGCCATTACTCCGCGGCCCGGTTCGCCCGTTTCAGGATGCCGGGGTGGCCCCCGTTCGCCCCTGTCCGGTGGGGGGTGGGGGTGGGTTTTGGTTTGGTTCGGCACGGGGTGCGTACGCCTACGGTGCGTTGGGGGTCGGGGGCGCGCCGGGGGTGACTCCTCGCTCCAGGTATCCGCCACAGCTTGGCTCCGGCTACTGGGTCGCTGCGGGGACACCCCCGGCACACCCCCTCCTGTCCGTTCGCGGGTGCCTCTCTTCGCGGGGGAGGGTGAGATAGGAGGTTGGGGTCACCCCGATCTCCTTTCTCACCCCCTCCGTGCCGCAGCGCGGAACGAGACCGGACGGGGGCGTGCAGGGGTGTCCCCGCAGCGACCCAGCAGCCGGAGCGCAACCGTGGCGGATACGGGGAGCGAGGAGTCACCCCGGAGGGCCCCGGAAACCAAGGAAGACAGTGCGCATCCCGCACTGTACGAACACAGCCACGGGTGGGCGGGGGGAAACATCCGTGACCTCAGCGACGACGAAAGGGAAACGGGCGCACCCCGGGGAGGTGATGGCTGGCGACGGCGCGAGCGAACCCGCTGGCCGCCAGCGGGAGCGTCTACGCGCGTAGGCGATTACCCGTTACCCTCGTCCGCGTGAACACGCATATCTCCGGAGACCCCTACGCCGCCGCCGACGCCGCCGCCGCCCGCCTGCGCGAGCTGACCGGCGTCGAGGCCCACGACGTCGCCCTCGTCATGGGTTCCGGCTGGGTCCCCGCCGCCGACGCGCTCGGTACGCCCGAGCACGAATTCCCCGTCACCGAGCTCCCCGGCTTCCCGCCGCCCGCCGTCGCCGGTCACGCCGGCACCATCCGTTCCGTGCGGATCGGCGAGAAGCGTGCCCTGATCTTCCTCGGGCGCACCCACCTGTACGAGGGCCGCGGCGTGGCCAGCGTCGTGCACGGCGTGCGCACCGCGGTCGCCGGCGGCTGCAAGACCGTCGTCCTGACCAACGGCTGCGGCGGCCTGCGCCCCGACTACCGTCCCGGCCAGCCCGTCCTGATCAGCGACCACATCAACATGACGGCCACCTCGCCGATCGTGGGCGCCAACTTCGTCGACCTCACCGACCTGTACTCGCCGCGGCTGCGGGCGCTGTGCAAGGAGGTCGACGAGACCCTCGCCGAGGGCGTCTACGTCCAGCTCCCCGGCCCGCACTACGAGACCCCGGCCGAGATCGGCATGGTCCGGGCGATCGGCGGGGACCTGGTGGGCATGTCCACCACGCTGGAGGCGATCGCCGCCCGTGAGGCCGGTGCCGAGGTCCTGGGGATCTCGCTGGTCACCAACCTCGCCGCGGGCATGACCGGCGAGCCGCTCAACCACCAGGAAGTGCTGGAGGCCGGCCGCGACTCCGCCACCCGGATGGGCAGCCTGCTCGCCCAGGTGCTCGGCCGTATCTGACCGATCCGCTAGGAGAGTCCAGGAGAGTCGCTGATGGGAAACGACACGCTCGCACAGGCCCGCGCCTGGCTGACCGAGGACCCGGACCCGCAGACCCGGGCGGAGCTGGCCGCGTTGGTCGACGGCGCGGCGGCCGGTTCGCCGGAGGACCGGGCGGAGATCGCCCAGCGGTTCTCCGGCACCCTCCAGTTCGGCACCGCGGGGCTCCGCGGTGAGCTGGGCGCCGGGCCCATGCGGATGAACCGGGCCGTGGTGATCCGCGCCGCGGCCGGGCTCGCCGCCTACCTCGAGGACGTGTACCTCAAGGACGCGTCCCGGTCCGACGGCCTGGTGGTGATCGGCTACGACGCCCGCCACAAGTCGTACGACTTCGCCCGCGACACCGCCGCCGTGATGGTCGGCGCCGGGCTGCGCGCCGCGCTGCTGCCGCGTCCGCTGCCCACCCCCGTCCTCGCCTTCGCCATCCGGCACCTGGGCGCGGCGGCCGGCGTGATGGTGACCGCCAGCCACAACCCGCCCCGGGACAACGGCTACAAGGTCTACCTGGGCGACGGCTCGCAGATCGTGCCGCCCGCCGACTCCGGCATCGCCGAGCGCATCGCGGCGGTCGGCGCGCTGGCCGGCGTACCGCTGGCCGAGGACGGCTGGCAGGTGCTGGACGACTCCGTGCTCGACGCCTACCTGGACCGCGCCGCCCGCGTGGTCACCCCGGACGGCGCCCGGGACGTCTCCGTGGTCTACACCCCGCTGCACGGCGTGGGCCGCGAGGCGCTGACCGCCGCGTTCGCCCGGGCCGGCTTCCCGGCCCCCGAGGTCGTCCCCGAACAGGCCGACCCCGACCCGGACTTCCCGACCGTGGCCTTCCCCAACCCGGAGGAGCCCGGGGCGATGGACCTGGCGTTCGCCCACGCCCGGCGCACCGGTCCGGACATCGTGATCGCCAACGACCCGGACGCCGACCGCTGTGCGGTGGCCGTCCCCGACCCGTCGGCGCGGTCCGGCTGGCGGATGCTGCGCGGCGACGAGGTCGGCGCGCTGCTGGCCACCTTCGTGGTCAGCCACCACAAGGCGGGCGTGCTCGCCGCCTCCATCGTCTCCTCCTCGCTGCTGTCGAAGATCGCCGAGGCGGCCGGGCTGCCCTACGAGGACACCCTGACCGGCTTCAAGTGGATCGCCCGCGTACCGGGCCTGCGCTACGGCTACGAGGAGGCCCTGGGCTACTGCGTGGACCCGGAGGGCGTACGGGACAAGGACGGCGTCACGGCGGCGCTGGCGGTGGCCGAACTGGCGGCCACCCTCAAGCACAAGGGCCGGACCCTCACCGACCTGCTGGACGACATCGCCGTGGAGCACGGGCTGCACGCGACCGACCAGCTCTCGGTCCGGGTCGCCGACCTCACCCTGATCGCGGACGCCATGGCCCGGCTGCGGCAGCGGCCCCCGGCCACGCTGGCGGGGCTCACCGTCACCTCGGCGGAGGACCTGAGCGAGGGCAGCGACCGGCTGCCGCCCACCGACGGCCTGCGCTACCACCTCGCGGGCGACGACCGGGTCTCCGGCGCCCGGGTCATCGTCCGGCCCAGCGGCACCGAGCCCAAGCTCAAGTGCTACCTGGAGGTCGTGGTGCCGGTCACCGGCCAGGACGGGCTGCCGGCCGCCCGGACGCTGGCCGCCGGGGTGCTCGCCGAGGTCAAGAAGGACCTGGCCGCCGCCGCGGGCATCTGACCGTGACGCGGAACGGCGGTGGGCCGGGGGTTCGCCCCCGGCCCACCGCCGTTCTCCGTGGTCGCGGCGGTACGCTCAGCCGGTCGCCAGCAGCACGGCCAGCGCGATCGCGCCGGCCACCGCCGGGGCGATGATCTCGTACGCCCACCGCACCCGCACCGGCCCCTGGGCCGCCTCCTCCGGGCCGTGGCGCTCGGCCAGCTCCCGCAAG belongs to Streptantibioticus cattleyicolor NRRL 8057 = DSM 46488 and includes:
- a CDS encoding aldehyde dehydrogenase family protein, producing MAFEYAPAPESRAVVDIAPSYGLFIDGEFTEGAQGILDKTVSPATEEVLAEYTRGGAEDVDRAVRAARKAFESWSALPGRERAKYLFRIARIVQERSRELAVLETLDNGKPIRESRDTDLPLVAAHFFYYAGWADKLSYAGFGENPRPLGVAGQVIPWNFPLLMLAWKIAPALACGNTVVLKPAETTPLSALFFADICRQAGLPKGVVNIVTGDGATGAALVAHPGVDKVAFTGSTEVGKAIARTVAGTGKKVTLELGGKAANIVFDDAPIDQAVEGIVNGIFFNQGHVCCAGSRLLVQESVADELLDALKRRMATLRVGDPLDKNTDIGAVNSAEQLARITELARSGEEEGAERWSPACELPDSGYWFAPTLFTGVTQAHRIAREEIFGPVLSVLTFRTPAEAVEKANNTPYGLSAGIWTEKGSRILWMADKLRAGVVWANTFNKFDPTSPFGGYKESGYGREGGRHGLEAYLAPSKPKASEE
- the deoC gene encoding deoxyribose-phosphate aldolase encodes the protein MLNPGPTPRAHGNDAAGRPAAMAEVTRSDAALRRFLHGLPGVDAVGLEARAAMLGSRSIKTTSKAYAIDLAISMIDLTTLEGADTPGKVRALAAKAVHPDPTDRTVPRVAAVCVYPDMVHVAKEALAGTAVNVASVATAFPAGRAALPVKLADTADAVAAGADEIDMVIDRGAFLSGRYLQVFEEITAVREACVRPDGTAAHLKVIFENGELATYDNIRRCSWLAMLAGADFIKTSTGKVAVNATLPNTLLMLEAVRDFRAATGTQVGVKPAGGIRTTKDAVKYLVAVNETLGEDWLTPEWFRFGASSLLNDLLMQRQKLSSGRYSGPDYVTVD
- a CDS encoding purine-nucleoside phosphorylase, translated to MNTHISGDPYAAADAAAARLRELTGVEAHDVALVMGSGWVPAADALGTPEHEFPVTELPGFPPPAVAGHAGTIRSVRIGEKRALIFLGRTHLYEGRGVASVVHGVRTAVAGGCKTVVLTNGCGGLRPDYRPGQPVLISDHINMTATSPIVGANFVDLTDLYSPRLRALCKEVDETLAEGVYVQLPGPHYETPAEIGMVRAIGGDLVGMSTTLEAIAAREAGAEVLGISLVTNLAAGMTGEPLNHQEVLEAGRDSATRMGSLLAQVLGRI
- a CDS encoding phospho-sugar mutase, whose protein sequence is MGNDTLAQARAWLTEDPDPQTRAELAALVDGAAAGSPEDRAEIAQRFSGTLQFGTAGLRGELGAGPMRMNRAVVIRAAAGLAAYLEDVYLKDASRSDGLVVIGYDARHKSYDFARDTAAVMVGAGLRAALLPRPLPTPVLAFAIRHLGAAAGVMVTASHNPPRDNGYKVYLGDGSQIVPPADSGIAERIAAVGALAGVPLAEDGWQVLDDSVLDAYLDRAARVVTPDGARDVSVVYTPLHGVGREALTAAFARAGFPAPEVVPEQADPDPDFPTVAFPNPEEPGAMDLAFAHARRTGPDIVIANDPDADRCAVAVPDPSARSGWRMLRGDEVGALLATFVVSHHKAGVLAASIVSSSLLSKIAEAAGLPYEDTLTGFKWIARVPGLRYGYEEALGYCVDPEGVRDKDGVTAALAVAELAATLKHKGRTLTDLLDDIAVEHGLHATDQLSVRVADLTLIADAMARLRQRPPATLAGLTVTSAEDLSEGSDRLPPTDGLRYHLAGDDRVSGARVIVRPSGTEPKLKCYLEVVVPVTGQDGLPAARTLAAGVLAEVKKDLAAAAGI